The genomic stretch TAGTTAATTTAAGCTATATTCATTGCTTTTGTAGGATCTTGTATGTAAAACATTTCATGAGCTATGGTTTGAAGAACCTACTGGGAGTCATAAGCACTTGGTTGCTGATGGTAGTTCAGTTCCTATGGAGATTGCTAAAAAGACTGAGCAAATTGTTGAAATGTTGAGGAAGATGCCCAATCACCAACCCTTGATTACCATTATAAAACGTAACTTGACTCTTGATTTCCTCCCTCAGTCAACAAAGGCCACAGGCATTAACTTGTCCATGGTGGCATCACTTAGGAAACGTTGTGAGTTGATATGCAAGCGGTTGTTAGAAAGAATATTGCAGGTACTTTCTGACTGAGTCTGATAGTAATTGGACCTGTGTAACTGAGATTGATTCTTGTACATCTCTGTTGTGAAGGTTGAAGAAGGAGCTGCTAATGAGATGGAAATCCATGCACTTCCTTATATCATTGCCTTGCAAGCGTTTTGTATTGTTGATCCCACCCTCTGCATTCCAGTGACTGATCCTTCTAAGTTTGTTGTGACACTACAACCATATCTTAAGATTCAGGTGAGCATTGTTTGCTCCAGTTGAATTTGTGGCTGCCATCCCCACCTATACCAGAATAAGGTGTATCTAGCATCATCCTGTTTGATCTCTAAAGTTCTACATCGAATTCTCCTTAAGTTCTCTTAACTCGAGTAAAGTTCCTACATTTAGTAAGTGGGTGATGGTAATGTTTATAGTTCAGTTGCCCACCTGGTAATGTTATTCATTGgcagtttcttttctttatttatgaTAGCCAagtgtttcatttttttttctgaggcTGCAGTGCTGCACACCCATGTGTGCACTGTTTCTGAACATTTGTACCACATCATACAGTCCATCATGCTCCTCTGCTAGCTACGCTTTAGACATGAACCTATATCTCTATGTTCAAAAATTCTGGTGTCTTGTGTTTGGTACTGGACTATACTGAAAACAACAGGGCTagagtttttattattttctcaACTAGCTATATTCTTGTTGATGCAATTAAGTAAAACTTTTCTGCAGTGTGAGTTTGTGTAGTATTGTTTTGCTACAAACAAACTACAACAAAAAACATTCTTAGCAATTTTGACGTAGTTATGTGTGCAATTAAACATCTGAGATATCTTATTTGGAACTGAATGCATGATCATTAATCTTATGGTTATCAATCATATTCTGCCATTATTTTGCCCTACCACTAAAATTGCATTTGCTCCTGATCATCTATGTCAACAGATTGACAATAAATCAGCTGCCCAGTTGCTTGAAAGTATAATTTTCGTGATTGATGCTGTTCTTCCACTCATAAGGAAGCCACCACAAACTGTGGTTGTAGAACTTGAGCAGGATCTGAAGCAGATGATAGTTCGTCATTCCTATTTGACAGTtgtacatgcatgtatcaagTAAATACATTCCTCACCTTAACTCTTAATATTTTTTGACAAGCATTCTTTTTCCGTAAGTGCTTTATTTGGGAATTCATTTTGTGCATTTGTTTGTTATTGTTGTGATATAGATGGAATATGTCTTTTTGAAGTTTTCTGATTCTTGATGCTTGTTATGGCAGCTTCTGTAGCATTACTTAACATGTTATTGCATCAGCCAACTCTCTCTTAGCAACTTTCATATATTTGTTGTTTGAGTGGTTCCTTCTCTTTTCAAATAAGTTGTTACTTTTGGGATAGGCTTGGGATCATATTTCTATCTAAGCTAAAATGAGCAACAATGCAGACAAGTTTAAAAGCTAAATAATACGGTGATGGCTAATTTACTATCATGTCAGGTGTTGAGCATCTGTAAATATTTGATTGTAGTGTTAGCAATGGGATAACTTATTTTATGTTAGTCGTCAATTTATATATCGGGGGCCTTAACTAGTGACAGTCAGTAATTGTCACTTCATATGTAGGGGGCCTGATCTTGTCAGTtactccctccagtcacaaATAAGCAATGTTTTGTATACCGACATATTCTTTAAAACATGACTTTGACTAGTACTTTTTGTTACAAAGTATTTATAAAACAAAATTATACTTCTGTGAAACTACATTTTGAAACAAATGTAATCGTATCATTTTCAAATTTCTAAACTCGACACATAAAAAGTAATATGCAATCAAAGTTTAGAATGTTTGACTTAAGGCAACCCTCAAAACATCACTTATTTGTGACTGGATGGAGTACTAGATGCAGTTTTAGCTGCAGCAGTCAATTAAAGCATTGATCGATGAACCCACAGAGTTTTGTTCTGATCATCTTGCCAGACTTGTCCTGAAATATTCTTGTTTATTTCTCTCTCTTGCCCTCTTTTTTGGACAGGTGCCTTTGTTCCCTAAGCAAATCAGCTGGTAGAGGTCCAGGATTACTGGAATACCTTGTTAATGTTTTTTACAAGCATCTGTCTGGCACTAATACAGATAGTCAGGTATTATTCTATTTTTTGATTCATTGAATAGGTGCTTcaatcttaaaaaaaatatggaaaattaAACTTGTTTGCACAAAGTAGTTTTTGTATTCTGAAACCTACAATTTTTCTATTATGTGCAACTAAGGACAATTGTAGAAGTACATTTATCCTTTATCTATTGGGCATGAAAATCactgtttctctctctctctctctccaagttTCATATGCTTACTGTATTCATTCTGGAACTCAGCTGTTGGGTCGATCGCTGTTTTGTCTTGGACTGCTCCTTCGGTATGGTTATCAACTGATGTTAACATCTGAAAATCAGCTTGATTTCCCAAAGATTATCAACTTGCTCCAGAGAAGATATCTTCTCAGGGATGATTTCAACTTGAAGGTTCGAGCTTTGCAGGTGTGTGAGCCAACTTGTAATTCATTAATGATTTAAAAATCCACTTAGTGATAGGTGCCTAGTTGTATTCATAAAGTTTATGGTGTAATTCTAGGTGGCTTGTGAATTTTGTATATAATTTCCAGATTTAAGGATAGTAATCATCCATGCATGGTGATTAGTCAGAAGCAGGATTTAGAACTTGTGACATCTTTTATTTGAGATCCATAGCAACTTGTGCACCTAGCTAGCATAAATGACTATGCATACATAGCAAGGCACCTGTCCACATACTGTTGATTTTGTTGTTTCAGGCTTTACATATTTCTTTCATATGAACTGTTCCCTATAAGATGCTAATTTTCATCCGTGCATGCAGACTTTGGGATACATACTTATCGCGAAGCCTGAATTTATGCTACAAAAAGAAATCATGAATCTCATAGAGGCAACACTATCTTCTGCAGTTGATCATAGGTTAAAGGTATTTGAATTTTCTTATACTTTCATCCTCTCTTCTCTGGGTagcatttttttaattaaaacaaTAAATTAATCTGCTTGCCCAGATTCAAGGACTTCAAAACCTCTATGAGTATCTCCGAGATGCCGAAAGCCAACTTACTGCTGAGAGTACTGGGAAGCCTCCTGTACAGTCTGCAATAAATGGTGGAAGTGAAGTTCctgttgctgctggtgctggagaCACCAACATATGTGGTGGTATTATCCAATTGTATTGGAGTTCTATTCTTGAAAGGTGCTTGGATACAAATGACCAAGTTCGCCAGAGTGCACTTAAGGTGAATTAGACAGGCATTATATTTCTTTGTTCACTTATTATTTTACACTACAAATCAATAATTCTTCTTCTTGTAGATTGTTGAAGTTGTACTTCGCCAGGGTTTAGTTCACCCTATTACATGTGTTCCGCACCTTATAGCACTTGAAATGGACCCATTGGAGGGGAACTCAAAGTTGGCTCATCATCTACTAATGAATATGAATGAAAAGTATGTCTGGTCCAACTTCTCGTGTTTTTGTGTTTTTTCCGTGGAATAAAACATTCTGATCAGTTGGAATTGTGGCAGGTATCCTTCATTTTTTGAAAGCCGCTTAGGTGATGGCCTACAAATGTCATTTATATTCTTCGAGACCACAGTCAGCAACCATAAACTCGCAGCAAACGTGAAATCAAATCCAATTGCTTTTGTCAAACCTGGCATAACTAGAATATACCGTCTTATCCGTGCAAATCGAAATTCAAGAAACAAATTTGTCCACTCAATAGTTCGGAAATTTGAGCCTGATGGCCGGAATCGCTCCACAGTTAGCTTTCTTGTGTAAGTAATTTAAGTAAAACTACACCTGTTAACCCTCTATTCTTTGATGGGTATTTGACTGACTATCAAGTTAACTGCCACAATGCAGATACTGTGCTGAAGTTCTTGCCTCCCTGCCATTCACATGCCCTGATGAACCACTCTATTTGATCTATGATATAAATCGAGTTATTCACTTGAGAGCAGGAGCGATTGAGGCCAATTTGAAAAGGTGGACTTCTATGGATCAGCCTCAAGATGCGGCGGGTATGGCAACATTGCCAGGAGAGAGTCATGTTGTCATGCATGAGCCTGGAGGATATTATGACCATAATGAGGGATATATTCCTGTAAGGGTGAATAACAATCCTTGTAGTACATCAGATGTGGACATGGCCAAAGTTCAGGTTAGTTATACATGTCCTGGGTGGTCCATCAGTATATATAGGAGGAAGGGATGTCTGCAATCCTTGCATTATTGGATCTTGTAATTTTCCACTAACTTATTCTTTGTTTTCAGGAGGATTGCCATGACGCAATAGCCCTGCAACTCCTCCTCAAATTGAAAAGACATTTGAAAATTGTTTATAGTTTAACTGATGCCCGCTGTCAGGTATGGCTCGCTCTTTATTTGGAGGCTAGTACTGCTATGGTGGGTGCATTTGCATGACACATGTTCTGTTTGTGTTTTGAAATACAGGCATTTTCTCTAAAGGAACCACCAAAAACTGGAGAAACTCTCTCCAAGCAGAATGTTCCTTTTAACATTGGCAACAATAACATCAGTCTGCCGAGCTGCCTGCAGGATGTAGCTTCTGTGTACCAAGTACTAATCCTGAACTCGACATTTATTTGCCTTGTTACATTTCTTGCATACCATACTCTTTAAAACTGATGTGGCTTTGGACATGGTGCTCAGGATTTCAAGACAGTGCTGCGGGAAGATTCCATGGACTTCGGTATGTACACCCCCTCTGTGCAGAGGAAGCGCCCAACCCCAAGAAGTACGTCGAGAGTCAGGAGGACAGCCGCCACAAGTGTTACAAGAGCCCGTggcggtggccgtggtggtgatGATGACGATACTGACGATGACGACTGGACTGGGGGGCCAAGAGTGCTGGACTTCAGCGCTCAGGCAAGCAATGGTGGCCGTGTAACAAGGCAAAGGGTCCAAGTATGACTGATCTTGGTGCTTTGTACATTGTAGGGAGGTCTATACGAGCTGACAGGAGACTTAGTGGGAGTGTAGGTTAAGGTCGTTTATTTAGGTACATAGCAGAAAGGAAAGGAAGATAGCTTTTTACTTAGATGCCATTAATCTGGAGCACTCCTTTTCTTGCTCTGCCCTTGTCCTCTTTGTAATTTCGGCTGGGCTTTAGCAAAACTGACAAACGGGTTGTGCTCCGTCAAAAGATCTGATTCAATGGGAATGAAATGGTTCCTTTTGCTTTGTTTGGAATACAGGTTCTGTATGCGTGTAATTGTTCTGGTTTCCTGATGTTGAATTTGTATGTGCTGAGGTTTATGTTCCTGTAATCTCATTCCATGGACTGGGAATCCAGCATGTTACCAGGTGTGGATGGAGCAACGCTTGTGATCTGTGTAAGATGTATTTGAATCTGGGCACGTCTTTTTGACGTGCAATCTCTATTCTTGTAAAAGTAGCAGAAACTCTTTCAACTCTAGACGTGTTTGAGGTGGCGGGCGCATAGCCTGGAAACCTTTCAGAGCTAACAAAGTGCATTTTCGTTGTTCTGCCGCTGATACCAGCTCACGCTCTTCCTTTATTCTCACCTTTCACTTGAGCAAATGGAATCCGGGGAAGGGAGCTGAATTGTGTGTCCGCGTTCTCTGCTCCATGTCCATGAGCAGAGGACACGAGTTGCTGTTCATCACAGAAGAAGCACCAACGAGCATCAGACGCTGACAGATTCAAGAATGGTGAGAACTGCGTGTCCGTGATGAGTTGCAGGGATCGAAACTGCTCTGCTAAGATGTATTCGAATCTCAGCATGTCTTTCTGACGTGCAATCTTTAGTCTTGTAAAAGTAGCAAAAACTCTAGACGTTTTCAACTCAATTCATCGCATCTTTGATATTTCAATCTCTAGACGTGTTGAGGTGGCACATATATAGCCTGAAAACCTTGCAATTTAACTGTGGTTTGGGAAGCTAACAAAGTGCATTTTTGTTGCTCTGCTGCTGATAGACCAGCTCACGGTGTCCCTTTATTCTCTGCTTTCACTTCAGCAATTGCAGGATTAAAGGTACTGCCATGGAATCCGGGGAAGGGAGTAGCTGGCTACTTCTGGTATGATCCTGTGCTTTGTGATTCTTCTTATGGTGTATTTAAAGATCTACTCCTTGCATAGTCTTTCCTCAGTTGCTCTCCTTCAAGATCGGTCTTCTTCAAAACTGGTACAGAAACGTTGTCCTGAACATGATCCTGATTCTTGATGCACATTGTTTGGGATGCAAACCTTGATGCTACTGACTGTTAAAGAGATACTTTCAGTTTGTTCTCCCTGAGAGATCTCGTTGCTTCAGCTGTAGTGTTAATCTTCCTTTTGCTTTGGACGCACAGTGAGCAGGGCAGCAGGCAAGTGAAGTCCACGCACGGGCGGGCAGGCCACCATGGTGAAGATCTGCTGCATCGGCGCCGGCTACGTCGGTGGCCCGTCCATGGCCGTGATGGCGCTCAAGTGCCCGTCCATCGaggtcgccgtcgtcgacgtcTCCCGCCCGCGCATCGACGCCTGGAACAGCGACCGCCTCCCGGTCCTGGAGCCGGGCCTCGACGCCGTGGTCAGGGAATGCCGCGGCCGCAACCTTTCCTTCAGCGCCGACGTCGACCGccacgtcgccgacgccgacatcGTCTTCGTGTCCGTCAACACGCCCACCAAGGCccgcggcctcggcgccggccgcgccgccgacctcgcctACTGGGAGAGCGCGGCGCGCGTCGTCGCCGAAGCGTCGCGCCCCGGCAGGAGCAAGATCGTCGTCGAGAAGTCCGCCGTCCCCGTCAGGACCGCCGAGGCCATGGAGCGGATCCTCctcgcgcacggcggcggcggcggggccgcgtTCCAGGTCCTCTCCAACCCGGAGTTCTTCGCCGAGGGCACCGCCGTGCGCGACCTGCTCTGCCCCGACCGCGTGCTCATCGGCGGCCCCGACACGGATGCCGGCagggccgccgcgcgcgcgctgagGGACGTGTACGCGAACTGGGTCCCCGAGGACCGGATCGTCGCCACTGACCTCTGCTCGGCGGAGATCTCCAAGCTCACCGCGAACGCGCTCCTGGCGCAGAGGGTCTCCTCGGTGAACGCCATCTCCGCTCTCTGCGAGGCCATCGGCGCCGACGTCTCGGACGTCGCGCGCGCCGTCGGCGGGGACGGCCGCGTCGGTGGCGCCTTCCTGAACGCCGGCGTGGGGTTCGGCGGGCCGAACTTGCAGAAGGACGTGCTGCAGCTGGCGTACGCGTGCGAGTGCCACGGGCTCGCCGAGGCGGCTGAGTACTggcggcaggtggtggcggtgaacGAGTACCAGAAGGGCCGGTTCGTGCGCCGCGTGGTGGCGTCCATGTTCGGCACGGTGGCTGGCAAGAAGGTGGCCGTGCTGGGGTTCGCGTTCAAGGAGGGCgtcgccgactcgagggagtcCCCGGCGGCCGACGTGTGCAGGGGCCTGCTCGGCGACAGGGCCCACGTCAGCGTGTACGACCCGGCGGTGGGCGAGAAGCAGATACGGAGggacacggcggcgccggcggcgaaggagcGGCAGGTGCGCGTGGCGAGGGACGCGTACGAGGCCGCCGAGGGCGCGCACGGGCTCTGCGTGCTCACGGAGTGGGACGAGTTCAGGACACTCGACTACCGCCGGATCTTCGACGGCATGCGGAGGCCGGCGTTCGTCTTCGACAGCCGCGGCGTCGTGGACGTCGGGAAGCTCAGGGAGATCGGCTTCGTCGTCTACTCCGTCGGCAAGCCGCTGGACCCCTGGCTCAAGGGCTTGCCGGCGGGGGCGTAGACCGTTTCTGCTGTAAAATCCGACTAAACCAATGTGCTTTAATTTTAGTAGAAAAAAAGGATGTGCTTAAAATTAAAGTTCTTTAAGAAAACTTTTCCGGTAACAAAGTTCTGATTCGCCAGACTAATTTAGTACGAATATACGATCACTGAACATTCCATTCACACAAGACTGAAGATAACGTTCCAGAAAAGGCAGATGCAAAGTTGCACTGCATTCATATGATACTCCCTCCTCTAATATAAGGCATCCAAACGTTTAAAATTTATCCTCAAATACAAGGTATTGTAGGCACATTTGGATAATTGCcatttaattctttttataatTAACAAGATAAGGGTGATTGATTGTATTTGCAACTACTATTAACTTAGGGTACATGCGTCTTTTGCTACTCCTACTAATATATCATAAAATCTCTAGGATGCCTTGTATTTTAGGACGGAAGGAGTACATGCGTGCAGCTTTACCAGACATATCGTCCTTCATAGATccgaggaagaaaaaaaatacgtAAATGGAAATTAACATGGACAGTTACCTGAACACAACATCAATGACTCAAAGCTATGATTACATTAACATAAAAAATTAGATAAACCTAGAAGGAGCTAggtgatttttcattaagaagaagaaatagacaCCCAAATTTGAGCTAGGGGGCTTGAACTTGGGTGGTTAGAGTGCACAAGCACACCTACCACTCTAACCGGTTGAGCTAAGCTCACTTCCTTATGATTACATTAACACAAACTAGAATTAGCATAAACACACAAGTTTATTGTGACAATATGAATTCCTACGCCATTGTTTAACTGATGAATTCATAATCAATCAGTACTGTTCAAATAGCAACTGGCCTTGTGCAACTAATATTTTATCCAAGGCTGCCGACGATTGACCATacatatatgtgtatatatgtaACAATTACTTCTTATCTCTGCCGCCCAATATATAAGTAACTAGTATAACCAATCAGATGCTTAACTGTAGTATACTAATTCACCGAGAAATCAGCTACTGAATGCATGCAGCCTATAAAATCATCCATGCCTCATTGCCGGCGGCACCATGTCATCAAGAAGCCCATTGTCAACTGCCACCGGAGCACTAGCCGGCGATTCTGccgtcgtcggcgacgacgaCTTGGGCGTTGATACGACGACGGAAGCCAATGCTGGCATCGTCATCGCAGATGACAAAGTAGTGGTAGGGTCGTAGCAGGGTGTCGCCAGCAGGTCCTGGTTGCAGTGTTGCAGCAGCAGCGAGGAAGGGGACATGGctgccgacgccgccggcctgcAGGCAAGCGGGTGGTCATTGTTGTTATTGAgaacggcggcggtggggagctGCAGCGGCGGAAGGCGGTGGTCGTAGAGGTggtggtgcgcggcggcggcggtggagaatTCGAAGGCTGCCATGTgtccggcggcgagggcggcgcgcgggaaGGTGACGGTGTGGTGGCAGTGCTGGCCCTCGTAGGTGGTGATGACGACGGAGGGGTCGTCGGAGGAGCGCTCGACGCGCTTCTTCACCGCGCACTTGCTGTTGGTGCACCGGTAGTAGCTCCTTGGGAATGGGCTGTTCTTGACGGCCTTCTGGCCGTACTTGCGCCAGCGGTACCCGTCCTCGAGGTGGTCGACGTCGCTCTTGGTCATGAACGCGAACCGCGGCTGCCGCGCACGCTTCTTATTCTGCCCCGTCGATGATTTATTATTATTGCTATTGCtggtcgtcgtcatcgtcttccCCGGCGCCGGCTTGCTCCTGCAGGCACAGATGCATATCAACATGCAGCAGATGATGATTTTGGCAGAATGCTTTGCAACTCaataaaaagaaattaaacTGCATGTGAGTGAAGATTACACTACTACTCGTACGTGTACCGACACTGTGGTCGGTGACCTACTTCCGTTCCATGCATGTGAGGTGCAACGCCCAGCATGATGGCCGATCTATCGTGCAGCTGCTAGCTGATTGAAGGCCACGACGTggcaattttatttttttggccTAGCTATATGTGTTTACCACGTCCACGTCACCATATATATTATCACTAGCACTGCACATTATGTTATTACATTCATGGTGGAGAATTATATACTTGTATGTTTAGTCAATTCATGTGCATATataatgtaaaaaaaatacaagaaagCGCGTGGCTCAAATATAAAAAGAAATGGAATGGTAgacatgtactccctctgttccgtattgcaggtcgttttgcaTGTTCAgttgtataataatatctatgaataaaAAACCAAAACTGCGGAGGGAGTACTCCGCGAATCCCGTGCAACGTCCGCTTCCATTCCGACCAGAATAATCAACTCCTTCTCTCCCCCTTGCAAATTTACCCAACTACCCTCCCGTTCCGTTTCAAATTCATCCAGGTACCACGCCAAAAGTAAAGGCGCCCACCGTAACAAATCACAAATGATGGTTaaaagaaatccaaaaattAGCcgcaatttttattttttaagagAAATAAGGACAAGACGGGGAAATCAAAGAAAGAGGCCGGAATGTGCAACATTAATGATCCACGTACACGATCGAGAAGGCCACTGGGGAAAATTAAATTCTGCGCTAATGAAATAACAAAGTGAAAGAGGCGAAATGTGCAATTAGGCTAGCTATTCCAAGTGAGAATTACGGTTTGGAGGGATGGAATCGCAGCATCATCACCACAGGATCGGAGCGTGATGCATGCATATGAATTATATACACATGCTAGTTGAATTGAAGAAGCGCTGCTTGCTTACGCTGCCTCCGTCGCGGCTGCCGCCGGCTTCCCGTCGTCGGTGGAGCTGGACGACGCGCCGCCGTCCACCGACACCATCGACCCGGCCGGCTCCGACAACGACGGCGGCTGCAGCAGGATGTCGTCCTTGTCCTCCGGCggatccagcggcggcggcagcggcagcagcagctcaccgccggcgccgtcgtcgagcCCGGCGGCCCAGCACCCGAGCTCCGCGAAAATCGCCGACGAGTCGGCGTACGCGTCGGCCGAGAAGGGCCACTCGCCGGCCCCGACGACGCCGGCCGCTTCACCGGCCATGGCTAGCTTGGCTTCTTCTGCTAGCTCTTTTGGTTTTGGACGGGGAGAAGTTTGCTTGCTGGCGAGGGGTTGTCTTGTCTTGGTATTTATTTCACTGGACGAGCTGGAGCAAAAGGCAAATAAAGGTAGCCCCCGGCCGGTTAGTATAATTACTGGTGGAGTCGTACTAGCAGCATCAGATTGATTACCCGGCCGCTTGATTGCTTAATTTACTGCACCCATTAATTCCTGGCCCATTATTCCATCTGCTACATACTAATTAACTGCTGTTTTATCACTATatagtactcccttcgttccaaatgataggtcgttttgattttattagattcatagactttgttatgcacttagatataccctatgtctagatgcatcataatatctatgtatctagaaaagtcaaaacgacctataatttataatttgaaacggagggagtagctgctAGATTGACTAGTTTTTTGGTTGTTTTTTGCTAGACTAGTTTAAGTACTCAAGGCAAAACCATACAGTATTTCATGATACGAACAGATTAAACCATATATGtagtattttttaatatttaatttAATTCGGTATTCATAATTAAGGCGTACACGTACTAGTGCAGCTAGCTGCTGAGGTGCATGCATTTATCGGAAGCGAATAGACTGTTAGGTAAGTGTTAGGCCCAacggaacggaggatttcccgTTGAGTCCACTCACCTATCCATTCTCCCTCTACTTGTGGCATCCGTTTCTCATTTCCATTCTCCCTCGTCCCTGTGTTTTGCACTGTTTCTGAAAAAgggaaactttttttttaatgtgCGTGCCGACGACTCTTTTTTCTACTCGATCGCCGGATCAAGATCGATCGCGTCCTTGGCCTGTTTCTACTTGTACTACACTAGGCGCTAGCTTTGATTTCATACATGAGCTCCGGTCTGGGTAAAGTTGGGGCAGGATGTGCCGGCCCATTCCCGGCCCCCAGGTCAGCTCAAATCATCGTCACAATTAATAATGTATCATCCACACAACATGCAATTCATCAACAACCGATCAAGTTATTTTGTATGCTAATTTTCTGGTGCTGTATGCTAATTTccccatttttcttttgtttgcgtTGGTTTATTAGGCTTATTGGTTTTGTGCTTTATATTTGTGGACAACCAAGCATAATTATGTATTGAGTGCATTCTCATTTAATTATGTTATTTATATGACTACTCCCTCGGTACGTTCATTTTTACAAATGCATCTTAACTTGAGGAAATCTTCATAAACACCTCTTAACCTTCATTTTTCTGTTATATTTTCAATAAATACAAAATCAGTATCATCTAGCAGCGCTATGCATAAACCTATGGCCGATATTGAGAGACCATAGATCGCTTGTTGcacataaaaaatatattttgaccATTTAACTGATATAGCCGGCCGCTGGGATCTCAGATTTTTGCATGTCAAGTTACCCTTTTGTCCGCATCGAGCGGCGCTCTATATAATATGAACCAACATTATCGGCTCGAATAATTTCGACACAATAAATTAGATTTTTATTCATATGGATAACAAGTAGTGCTATTTTAGCGTGTAAAGAAATATGTGCATGCACCCACCAAGCTGGCTAACTTTCTGGACACTTTAGGTCAGTGCATGCAGTACTCCTCCATCAGATGCTGTAGCTCGTTACGTTGATGGCAGATTGGGCATCTGAGTGTAAAGGTAAAGTGTTGTTTTTAGTTGACCTATGTCTAGATGAGGTACAATATTAGTATATAACTAAATACGTATACATACATCACGCATATAGTATTGATGAATGGAGAATTTAAATGATTAGGAGGCATAGCTACCTTTCCAATCGTTAGTTCCAATTTATTAGGTCTGAGCAAACAATCAGCAGTAAGAAACtctgtagaaaaaaaaatcaggtagGTAGGCGTGCTATATTTTAATTATTGACACACTTACAGTATTTTCTAGCTAGCGCCAACGCCGCTAGTTCAAGTTTTAGTTATAATTAACTTGGATATAACTAAATGCCGGTAactgtaatattttttttcagtgCAATACCCGGCATTTAGTTATAATTAACTTGGATATACTTAATGTTCTACTAGACATAAGCCAGTTAAAGTTTTGAAATTTTGACTatcaataataataataataataataataataataataataataataataataataataataataataataatgtgtTTAACATGAAATTGGCATGTGCAGAGGTTTTTCTATAGTCTCACGAAATTGTTGCATTTGtataaaatatatacatatactcTTCATATACTTTTCGATTTTTGTGCTCGTTTTGTGTAAAAGGGTTAGTTCGGAAATACAATGTTCGAAACATGATGACTTTTAAAACTGGCTCCAACATATTTAAATTACCAAGGTGGGTGCCAGTTTAATTTCATGGTATTAAAACATATGGGCTACGT from Setaria italica strain Yugu1 chromosome II, Setaria_italica_v2.0, whole genome shotgun sequence encodes the following:
- the LOC101772885 gene encoding sister chromatid cohesion protein SCC2 isoform X1; the encoded protein is MAASNPTFRAIHKPAENVANDGDDDEEDMENGPVSKKRRTTTNLTARKSSSNRVSASVYSAVQKLCLVLGFLKELLTTVRLSDSCILQLAKTCFTTFLVDNMQLLQLKAIGVIGTVFSSYTQHRSYLVDETIVLLRKLQFSRNAVRTYHLADEEQKQIQMITALLVHLVQFSAIVPDSLKGTVDWSTIIDAPVDASYPIKCHEAATEACCLFWTSVLQRFTAAKSQDMSEAKGIIDNLVQDLLTILNLPEYPAAASVLEVLCVLLLQNAGLKSKDTNARCFAIDLLGGIASRLKRDSVTCSEEKLWILQELTDAGSDGSKILKNKCCVCLGGRGINIACDVCGRCFHSDCMGASSQDNLQHDSVCPLCFCKQQLSVLQSYCQLQTKENGKRTAASVSKKSAAPSEVPALDIVQQILLSYLQEAGPQDDGNLFTRWFYLCIWNKDDPHSQEKIIYYLARLKSKEILRDSGNGLVISRDWAKKICLALGQKNSFSRGFDKILALLLASLRENSPVIRAKALRAVSSIVEADPEVLGDKRVQSAVEGRFCDSAISVREAALELVGRHIASHPDVGLKYIEKVAERIKDTGVSVRKRAIKIIRDLCASNPNTDTTHAFVEIISRVNDEESSVQDLVCKTFHELWFEEPTGSHKHLVADGSSVPMEIAKKTEQIVEMLRKMPNHQPLITIIKRNLTLDFLPQSTKATGINLSMVASLRKRCELICKRLLERILQVEEGAANEMEIHALPYIIALQAFCIVDPTLCIPVTDPSKFVVTLQPYLKIQIDNKSAAQLLESIIFVIDAVLPLIRKPPQTVVVELEQDLKQMIVRHSYLTVVHACIKCLCSLSKSAGRGPGLLEYLVNVFYKHLSGTNTDSQLLGRSLFCLGLLLRYGYQLMLTSENQLDFPKIINLLQRRYLLRDDFNLKVRALQTLGYILIAKPEFMLQKEIMNLIEATLSSAVDHRLKIQGLQNLYEYLRDAESQLTAESTGKPPVQSAINGGSEVPVAAGAGDTNICGGIIQLYWSSILERCLDTNDQVRQSALKIVEVVLRQGLVHPITCVPHLIALEMDPLEGNSKLAHHLLMNMNEKYPSFFESRLGDGLQMSFIFFETTVSNHKLAANVKSNPIAFVKPGITRIYRLIRANRNSRNKFVHSIVRKFEPDGRNRSTVSFLVYCAEVLASLPFTCPDEPLYLIYDINRVIHLRAGAIEANLKRWTSMDQPQDAAGMATLPGESHVVMHEPGGYYDHNEGYIPVRVNNNPCSTSDVDMAKVQEDCHDAIALQLLLKLKRHLKIVYSLTDARCQAFSLKEPPKTGETLSKQNVPFNIGNNNISLPSCLQDVASVYQDFKTVLREDSMDFGMYTPSVQRKRPTPRSTSRVRRTAATSVTRARGGGRGGDDDDTDDDDWTGGPRVLDFSAQASNGGRVTRQRVQV
- the LOC101773575 gene encoding UDP-glucose 6-dehydrogenase 1, which produces MVKICCIGAGYVGGPSMAVMALKCPSIEVAVVDVSRPRIDAWNSDRLPVLEPGLDAVVRECRGRNLSFSADVDRHVADADIVFVSVNTPTKARGLGAGRAADLAYWESAARVVAEASRPGRSKIVVEKSAVPVRTAEAMERILLAHGGGGGAAFQVLSNPEFFAEGTAVRDLLCPDRVLIGGPDTDAGRAAARALRDVYANWVPEDRIVATDLCSAEISKLTANALLAQRVSSVNAISALCEAIGADVSDVARAVGGDGRVGGAFLNAGVGFGGPNLQKDVLQLAYACECHGLAEAAEYWRQVVAVNEYQKGRFVRRVVASMFGTVAGKKVAVLGFAFKEGVADSRESPAADVCRGLLGDRAHVSVYDPAVGEKQIRRDTAAPAAKERQVRVARDAYEAAEGAHGLCVLTEWDEFRTLDYRRIFDGMRRPAFVFDSRGVVDVGKLREIGFVVYSVGKPLDPWLKGLPAGA